TTTGAATCGATTGGCTGCCGACCGCATGGCCAGGCCATCCGCACCGCACGTCGATGGGTACCTGAACGTCCTGAAACCGCCTGGGCTGACGTCGCACGACGTCGTGGCTCGCGTGCGACGACTCACCGGCGCGCAGCGCGTCGGGCATACCGGAACGCTCGATCCGTCAGCGGCCGGCGTTCTGCCCCTCGCGCTGGGACGCGCGACGCGGACCGTCGATGCTTCCGCCTGGGACCGCAAGATGTACTGGGCCGACGTGCTGTTCGGCTTGTCCACGACCACGGACGACGCGGAGGGAGCGCCACTAGCTGTCGGCGACCCGTCGAATCTTGAAGAGTCCGACATTCGCGCGGCGCTGCGGAGCTTCATCGGGCAGATCGATCAGCGCCCACCGGCGTACTCGGCTGTGCACGTCGGGGGGGAGCGCGCGTATCGCGCGGCGCGGCGCGGCCTGGAGACCCGGCTCCCATCGCGCTCGGTCGTCATTCACGCAATACAGGTAGCGGTCTGGTCGCCGCCCCTGCTTTCGCTCCTCGTCGACTGCGGATCGGGTACCTACATTCGGGCTCTTGCGCGCGACATTGGCGAGGCGCTGGCCTGCCCCGCGCACCTGCAAGCGCTCGTCCGTCTCCGCGTCGGGCCCTTCGGGATTGGTGAAGCGACCGATCTCGCTTCGCTCGAAGCGCTCGGCGGTGGCGCAGCGTGGCTCTCGCTCGTTTGGCCACCGGACATCGCGCTGCGCGAGACGCCGGCTGTTGTCTCGCCATCGTCGCGGTCGTTAGACTTCCTCTACGGGCGACGATGGTGCGCGGCGGGCGCCGAGGCCGGACCCGATAGGCCGCTCCCGACGGCGCGGGATGAGCGACCCATCTCCGCCGCGCCCCGAGCCCGGATCTATTCCGTCGAGGGCGACCTCTTGGGCGTCGCCGTTCAACGCGACGGCGAGGAGTGGCAGCCCGTCCTCAGCTTTGTTCGGAGCCCGGCGCACCATCTGTCCTAAATGAGGTCCAGGTAAGCGCGTGGAGCACGACACTCCGGAAGTTGCCCTCACCATTGGTGTGTTCGATGGCGTCCATCGAGGCCATCAGGACCTCGTGCGCCGGATGGTCGAATCCGCGCGTCGCGCCGGCCTGGCAGCGCATTGCATCACGTTCGATCCTGATCCCGAGGCGTTTCTCCGTCCAGAGCGTCCGCCCAAGGCGTTGACCGATCCCGGCGAGCGCTCGTCGCTCCTTCGGGACCTCGGCGTCGAGTGCGTCGAAGTTGTCCCGTTCGACGCTGCCGTGGCGTCCGAGACGGCCGAACAATTCCTCCGCGACGTGAGTCAGCGGTGTCGGCCGCGCCAGATCTGGGTTGGCGAAGATTTCGCCCTCGGGCACGACCGCGCCGGTACAGTGCCCGTGATCCGGGAGCTTGGGAGATCGATGGGCTTTGACGTGACGTCGGTGCCGCTTCTGATGCACGCGGGTCGACCGATCAGCAGCTCGTGGGTGCGATCAGCCCTCGCGTCGGGCGACGTCGGGCTCGCCGAGAGGCTGTTGGGGCGCCCATACACGATCTCCGGCATCGTGGAACCGGGGGCCCGGCGTGGGCGGTTGCTCGGCTTTCCGACGGCCAACGTCTCGCCACCCCCCGGACGGGCGCTGCCTGCAGACGGCGTCTATTTCGTGATGGTCACCGTCACCTCGAGTCCGGACGGACCGGACCCATCGCCCACCCAGAGGCGGTTCGGTGTCGTGAACCTCGGGGGACGGCCGACTTTCGACGAGGCCGAGCGCCTGCTGGAAACGCACATCCTGGACTTCGCCGGAGACCTGTATGGCGCCCGACTTGCCGTATCCTTTCTTGCACAGCTTCGGGGGACTCAGCGCTTCGCGTCCATCGACGAGCTTCGATTGCAGATCGATCGGGACGTGGACCGGGCGCGCAAACTCGTGGCAGAGCGATCAGAGCGATCGTGATACAGCGCAAGGAGCGGTAGGATGCCCGTCTACGAATACTATTGCCGCCAGTGCGACACCAAGTTCGAGAAGCTCCAGCCGATGAGCGCCTCGGCCGAGCCCGCGGTCTGCCCGGAGTGCCACGCAGGGGCGCTGCGCACCCTCTCCGTCATCGCCGGTCGCGGGCACGGGGACGATGGGATCGGCGCAGGGGGGTGCGCCTGCGGTGGGGCGTGCAGCTGCGCCTGAGGAGCGCGCCAGTCATCGGGCCCGGCAGGCCGAGGCTGCGCCCTACTTCTGAGCGGCGTGTTCCGCCTTCAGCTTCTCCACGAGCTGCTGCGCCACGTGGGCCGGCACCTCCTGATAATGCGAGAAGCGCATCGAGTACGTGCCGCGTCCCTGGGTGAGCGCTCGAAGATCGGTCGCGTAGCGGAGAATTTCGGCCTGGGGGACGTCCGCCGAGATCGTCGTCGTTCCCCCCTCGGGGTTCATCCCGTGCACCTGCGCGCGTTTCGTGTTCAGGTCGCCGATGACGTCGCCGGTGAACTCGTCGGGGACGGTGATCTCGAGCTCCATGATGGGCTCGAGCAGCTCGAGGCCGGCCTCCGAGGCCGCCTTCTTGAACGCGAGCGAGCCGGCGATCTTGAATGCCATCTCCGACGAGTCGACGGGGTGTTCCTTTCCGTCATAGAGGGTCGCGCGCACGTCCACGACCGGATATCCGGCCAGGACGCCCTCCTCCATCGCCTCGCGAATGCCCTTCTCGACCGCTGGCCGATAACTCTGCGAGACCACGCCCCCGACGATCCGATCTACAAACTCAAACCCTCCGCCCCGCTCGAGCGGCTCCAGCTCGATCCAGCAGACCCCGTACTGGCCGTGGCCACCCGTCTGTCGGACGTACCGGCCCTCCGCTTTCGCCGATGACCGGATCGTCTCGCGGTAGGGCACGCGCGGCGTCGAGAGTGTCACGTTGACGCCGAACTTGCGCTGCATCCGCTCGCAGGCGATCTCCAGGTGCGATTCGCCGAGACCGGACAGAATCATCTCGCCAGTGGAGGACTCGCGATGCACCGACAGGGTGGGGTCTTCCTCGATCATCCGCGCGAGGGACGGGCTCAGCTTTTCGAGATCATTCTTCGTTTTCGGTTCGATGGCGGCAGAGTACGCCGGTTCCGGGAATTTGATGCGGGCGAGCGTGATCGGGTGGTCCTTTGTCGTCAGCGTGTCGCCCGTTCGGGTCTCGCTCAGCTTCGGCACCACCCCGATGTCACCCATGGGGATCGACGGGATCGGCTCTTGCTGCTTCCCACGCATCATGAAGAGCTGCCCGATGCGCTCTTCCTTCCGACGCTCGGAGTTCCAGACGTGGCTGTCGGAGTGCACCTCACCACGATAGGAGCGGAGGAAGCTCAGCCTCCCGATGAACGGATCGGAAATGGTCTTGAAGACCAGCGCCGCGACTCCGTCGGCTCCATCTCCCGATTCGATTCGCGGTTTTGCCTGAGAAGCCGGCGGCGCGAACGCGACGATGGCGTCGAGAAGGCTCCGGATCCCCCGCACCTGGAGGGCGGATCCGGCCAGGACGGGCACCACGCGTCCATCGGCGAAGCCCGAGCGGATCGCGGAGCGGATCTCGTCTGTGGAAAGCTCGCCCTCTTCGAGGTACTTTGTCAGGAGATCGTCGTTCAGCTCCGCCGCGGACTCGATCAACATCTCGCGATACCGCGCGACATCCCCAGCCGCGTCATCCGGAACTGACGCAGGGGCTCCCTTCTCGTCGAGGATGGCCTGCTCTGCAATGACGTCCGCGACGCCGCGAAACGCGCTTTCGGCGCCGATGGGGATCGAGAGCGCGAGAACGCCCGTGCCGAACCGCTCGCGGAGCTGGTCGAACACCTGATGGAAATTCGCGTTCTCGCGATCGAGCCGATTGACGAAGACCATGATGGGGCGGTCGTCGGCGGCGGCCTGTCGGCGAGCGGCATCGGTGCCGACCTGGAGACCGGAAACGCCGTCCACCACGAGCAGCGCAGTGTCGCTGACGGCCATCGCCTGGACCACCTCGCCGAAGAAGTCGGCGTAGCCGGGAGCGTCGATGACATTGATTTTCGTGTCGGTCCACTCCAGCGGCGCAAGCGCGGCGCTGATGGACATCTTGCGCTTCACTTCGTCGGGGTCGTAGTCGGTGGTGGCGGAGCCGTCATCGACGCGTCCGAGCCGACTGATCGCGCCCGCGTGGAAGAGCATCGCCTCTGCGAGCGTCGTCTTGCCGGCGCCGCCATGGCCGAACAATCCGACGTTGCGAATTGCATCAGCCGTGTAGCTCTTCATGACCTACTCTCCCAAAAAGCGGATTACCGTGAGCGCGGTGGCGCGTCAGGGCTCGCATCCCAGCACGCATGGTTAATATAGCAGAGGGGTTTTCGGGCGCCCCGAAGCGCGTTCTGAAGGGAGCTGACGTGATTCCAATCAGCGACAGTCCGCGACGGAGGTCGTTTCCCTGGGTCACGATTCTCATCATTGCCCTGAATATCGCCGTCTTTCTGTACGAGTTAACGCTCAACGGGACGCAGCTTGATCGATTCACCCAATCGGTGGGCGTGGTTCCCGTCGAGATCTCCACCGGACGCGACATCCCGCCCGCCGACCCTGGACCCGTCTACGTCACGCTCCTGACGTCCATGTTCGTGCACGGGGGATTCCTGCACATCGCCAGCAACATGCTCTATCTCTGGGTTTTCGGCGACAACGTCGAGGACGCATTCGGCCACCTCGGGTATCTCCTCTTCTATCTGGTGACGGGTGTCGTCGCCGGCCTTACGCAGGTCCTGATCAACACGACGGCGACGGTACCCAGCATCGGCGCCAGCGGCGCAATCGCCGGCGTCCTGGGCGCGTACCTGCTGCTGTACCCCAGAGCCGACGTGCGGACCATTCTGTTCATCGGGCCCTTCCTGACCGTGCCGCGAATATCCGCCCTCTTCTTGATTGGCTTCTGGTTCCTGACGCAGCTACTCTCGGGTGTTGCCGCGCTCGAGGTGAGCACGCAGCAAACCGGAGGTGTCGCATTCTGGGCGCACATCGGCGGGTTCATCTCGGGGTTCGTGCTCGCCCTCGTCTTTCGGCCGCGTCGGGCCGCGGTCTCCAGGACCGCGTGGTAGAATCCGATAGTGTCGAGCGCGCGTGCACTCGGCAACGTTGTCTATGCAGTTGGACAGACTTCTGAGGACGAGCTAGGGAACAGGTGTCAGGACACTCCAAGTGGGCACAGATCAAGCGGCAAAAAGGGGTCGCTGACGTCAAGCGCGGTCAAATTTTCACGAAGCTGGGACGGGAGATCTCCGTCGCGGTTCGGGAGGGCGGCCCCAACGCCGACGCCAATCCGCGACTTCGCCTCGCGATCGATCGCGCGCGGGCCGCGAACATGCCAATTGACACAATCGACCGCGCCATCAAACGCGCCGCCGGCGGCCCCGAGGGAGCAGCCCTCGACCAGGTGACCTACGAAGGGTACGGGCCCGGCGGGGCGGCGATCCTGGTCGAAGTCTTGACGGACAATCGCAACCGGGCCGTGGCCGAGGTGCGAAGCGCCTTCACCCGCGCTGGCGGCAGCCTCGGCGAAGCGGGCTGCGTCGCGTGGATGTTCAATCAGCAAGGGCTGCTCACCATCGAGGCGGACGGGAACGATCCAGACGAGATCAGCCTCTGGGCGATCGACGCCGGGGCGGAGGACGTGCGCGTGGACGGCAGCACGGTCGAGGTGTACACCGCTCCGGGCGATCTCGAGAGCGCTCGATCCGCCCTCGCCGCGCGCAAGGCGAACATCACCGGCGCGGAGCTGGCAATGGTGCCCACGACGTCGATCTCGCTCGACCCGAAGGAGGCGGCTTCGACGTTGCGGCTGATGGAGCGTCTCGAAGACCTGGACGACGTCCAAAAGGTCTACACGAACCTGGAGATCTCGGAGGAGGCGCTCGCCGAGTACGAGCAGCGGTGAGCGAGCGCGTTCGGACGATTCTCGGGATCGATCCGGGAATCGCGCTGCTCGGCTATGGTGTCGTGGAGTCCCGCGGCGAATCCCTCGCTCACCTGGAACACGGGTGTGTCGCCACTCCGTCCGGCACCGCGCTCCCAGCCCGTCTCCGGGCGCTGTACGAGGGCCTCAGCGGGGTCATTCGGCGGTATTCGATAACCGATGTTGCGATGGAGTCGCTATTTCACTCTCGGAACGTCACGACGGCGGTTTCCGTTGGGCAAGCCCGGGGCGTTGCGATGCTGGCGACGGTGTGTGGCGACACGGCGTACGCGGAATACACGCCAACGGCCGTGAAGCAGCTGGTCACGGGGTACGGCCGGGCTTCAAAGCGGCAGATGCAGGAGATGATTCGCCTGCTGCTGCGACTGGATTCGCTTCCCACGCCGGACGATGCCGCGGACGCGCTTGCCGTGGCGATCTGCCACGCCCGCCGCGCCGATCTCGACGCCATCGTCTCGAACGCCGCCGCTCGCGCGCAATGATTGCTGGCGTTCGGGGAGTGGTCCAGCGCGTCGGGCCGAACGACGTTGTGCTCGCGGTCGGGCCGGTGGATGTTCGTGTGTCGGTCCCTGCCAGAACAACTTCGGCGCTCGTCCCCGGGGACGAAATCGCGCTCCGTACCTACCTGTACGTACGTGAAGACCAACTCGCCCTCTATGGCTTTCACACCGGAGATGAGCTGGCCCTGTTCGAGCTGCTGATGACGGTCTCGGGCATCGGACCCAAAGCGGCCCTGGCGATTCTGTCGGTGCTGGAGGCCAACGAGGTTCGGCGCGCCATCAACCTGGGCAATGCGCAGCCGTTCACGCGCGCCCCGGGAGTCGGCGCGCGCGCAGCCGCGCGGATCGTGACCGATCTTCGTGGGAAGGTGGGCGCAGTGGAGGCGGAAGCCGAGGCCGTCTCAGATGTCGAGGTGGCCGCGCTCGGAGCATTGATGGCGATGGGGTATTCCAGCGGTGAGGCGAAGCGCGCCGTCGAGAACGCCGGCGCGCGGGACACCGTTGAGGATCTTCTCCGATCGGCCCTTGGAATTCTGGCCGATCGATGAAGAAATATTTGGCGGCCCCGGGGCGTTCTGAATCGCGCACGTCCGACCGGGCGGGGTCCACGACCGGTGTGAGCGGGGAGAGAAGGGGAACATATGGATGAGTTCGATCGGGAGCTAGAGGTGGAAGACGTTGCGCTGGCGGAGTCGGAGCCCGAAGAGCGCTATTTCATCGACGGGGAGTGGTACGACCGTCATGACCTGATCTTCAACGAAGTCGTGCAGGCGCGCATGTGCGCGCAATGTCAGGCGCGGCTGGGCGAGGAGACCGAGGAGCGGTACCCAGTGGCGGAACGTCGGACCGGACGCGTGACCTACGAGGTCCGCAGAGTCCAGTACGGCACCCGACCCATCCCCATCATTCGCGACTGCTGCTCACGCAAGAGCGGATACATCACGACCGACATGTCGGCCCTCGAGGCGGTATTTCGCATTCTCCTGGCAAACGGAAACCAGCCGATGCCGCTCGAGCACATCCGCGAGCAACTGCGGGAGTGGTGCCCGACCGGACGATGCCAGTGGCTCCTCATGCCCCTCGACGTGCTCCGGCAGGTCGTGCGCGGAGACCGATCCTACGGGTTGAAGCGGCACGAATTGCCAGACGTCGCCTGACGCGGAGTCCGCGGCGGCTCCTGTTCTCGACGCACATGGGTCAGCGGACGGGTTCGCTCGCGAGGATCGATTCGAGGTACCGGCGCAGCCCCGGGCCCAGATCGTCCCTTCGCAAAGCGAAATCGATGGTGGCCTGGAGAAATTCGAGCTTGTTCCCTGCGTCGTAGCGGCGGCCGTCGAACTCCATCGCGTATACGGGCTCGTCCTCAAGGAGCCGCATGATGGCATCCACGAGCCAGATCTCGTCGTCCTTGCCGGGTGGCGTGGACTCGAGGATCGGAAAGATGCTGGGCGGGAGTATCCATGCGTGAACGGTCGCGAGGTTTGACGGCGCGTCGTGCGCCGACGGTTTTTCGACAATCCTGCGAAGGCGATGCATCCGTCCGCCCATCGGCTCGGCGTCGATGATGCCGTACCTCGAGACGTCAGCGTCCGCGACGCGCATCACGGCGCCAATGGCGCCGCCAAACTGTTCGTAGGCAGCGATCATTTGGCGAAGACACGGGGTCGCCGCGTCGACGATGTCGTCACCCCAAACCATCGCAAAGGGCTCTGAGCCGACGGCGACCTGCGCGCAGAGGACGGCGTGGCCGTTTCCCTTGGGCTGTCCCTGTCGCACGTACGCGAACTCGGCCAGCTCCGTGATTTTCCGTACCATCTGGAGATCGTCCATTCGGCCGGCTGCCTCGAGCCGGGATTCCAGCTCAAACTGCGCGTCGAAGTGGTCTTCGATCGCCCGTTTGGATTGGCCGGTGATCACGACGATCTGCCGGATTCCCGAGGCTACGGCCTCCTCAACAACGTATTGAATCACTGGCTTGTCGACAATCGGAAGCATCTCCTTCGGGAGCGCCTTCGTGGCGGGGAGAAACCGCGTTCCGAGGCCAGCCGCGGGAATCACCGCCTTCCGAACGGTCATCCTCATTCACCAATCTCCTGAGCAGAATCAGTTGGACGGCTCGGGCTAACGTTCAGCAGTGACCCGCTGCTCTTCTTCGTCCAGCTCATGGATCCGCATTGGGGGCTCCGGCTCGACGGCGCCGGCGACGGAGAGCACGCGCGCTCGGCGCTCCGTAACGGTGAGCTTATAGAAGGATGCCATGGTGGCGATCACCGCGGCAGCGGGCGCACCGAAAATCGCGCCCCACGGACCGGCGAGGCGCGCGCCGATGAGCACGGCGGCCAGGACCACGGTCGGGTGCAGTCCGATCTCTTGCGCCATCACCTTCGGCTGGATGACGTTGACGACGAAGATGTTGAGGACCAGCGTCGGCAAGAGCGCGACCCACCAGCGCCCGGCATCAGCGGCGAGGACGACCAGGACGGTTGGAATCAGGCCCAGGCCGGGGCCCAGGAACGGAATGAACATCGCCACGCCCGCCGCTACGCTCGCCAGGGCAACGTAGGGCAGGCCGACTGTGGCCATGATGATGGCAACGCCGAGGCCGTAGACAAATGACTGGATAAACTGCCCCCGCAGAAACCCGCCGAACGACCGTTGAAGACTTCCCGTGAAGTAGAGAAAATCGTCGCGATACTGTGTGGGAACCGCTTGGAGCAGCGCCGCTCCAAGGTGAGGACCGTCCAACATGAAATAGACGGAGAGCACGACGATCAGGAGGATCTGCGCAGCAATTGACGCGGCCCCGGTCGCCAAGGACAATCCGTTGGCGACGAGTGCGGCTTCGATGGGGCGCAGAACTTCGTCAGCGTACGTCCCGACGGCAATTCCGTGCGCGGCGAGGAGTGCGGTCATCCCACTGCCAAGGATGGACACGCGTTCGACGATCTGCGGAAGCTGCTGAGCGGCGAGGGCGCTCTGGTCCGCGACGGCGGGCAGGAGCACCATGAACGCGCTGGTCATGGCCACCAGCACCGCGAGGTACACCAGGAGCACGGCGCCCGTGCGCGATAGCCACGCAAGCCGGGTGAGGCCCACTACGGTGGGCTCCAGGACGAAGGAAATGATCCAGGCGACCAGAAACAGGACCAGCAGGTCGCCGACGCGCGCGGCGAGGCCCCACACCATCTGGCCAAGATAGAGCGCAGCGATAATCGTGAGCAGGATGATGAGCGCCCGAAACCAGGGGTCCCGCGTGGGCGGCGTGGTTACATCGAATCGCAACGGGCCTCCAAAAGCGATTCTATCATCGAGGAGACCGCATGTCTGACCGGGCGACGCGATTTTCTGAGATCCTCGCCGCCACGCGCCTGTGCGCGATCACCGACCAGTCGCCGTCGGACGAGCGAATGCTGCAGATCGTCGACCGGCTCCTCGACGCGGGCGTACGGCTGATCCAATATCGTGATAAGGCGCGGTCGGACGGCGGCCGCGTCGTACTAGGACGGGCGTTGGCGACGCTAATCCACGCACGCGGAGGCCTCCTGATCGTGAACGACCGAGTGGACGTCGCGCTGGCCTGCGGGGCCGACGGGGCCCACCTGGGGCAGGATGACCTTCCGCTTGACGCGGGTCGCCGCATACTGGGACCGGACCTGCTCCTGGGGGCGTCGGCCTCCTATGCGGAGGAGATCCCCGCGATCGTCGCGGCTGGGGCCGACTACATCGGTTTCGGTGCCGTCTTCCCCACGGAGACGAAGCCCGACGCGGAGTACGCGGGTCTCGACCTGCTGAGAACGGTCGTACACAGCACGGCGCTCCCGGTCATTGGGATCGGGGGGATAACGGAGGCCAGGGCGCCAACGGTCCTTGCGCAGGGCGCCACCGGAGTCGCGGTGGTGAGCGCGCTGTTTGGCGCGCCCGATCCGGGATTGGCGGCCACACGCCTCTTGCGCGCCCTCAGCCGCTCGTCATCTTGATCGCCGCCAGCCAGACTGGTACACTTCGTCTGCTCGATTTCCGCAGGCAGGCGGTGATCGTCTGCCCGGCTTCCGACCGGAACCATGACACTCGAGCCCGGCGACGATCTGGGCTCCCAGCGCCAATACGCGTCGCCGCGTGCTGCCGACTTCGGACTGATCCGTTGATTCCCGGCGCAATGGCGCGCCGTCCGCCAATGAAGGAGGAGAGGAGCTTATGGATCTTGCCTTGGTGATTCCCATCGCTGGGATCGTGGCGGTACTCTTCGCCATGTATCTCGCGTGGGACGTTCTCCGCCGCGACACCGGCACAAAGGCGATGCAGGAAGTCGGCGGAATGATCTTCGAGGGAGCTACCGCCTTTCTCCGACGGCAGTACCAGACGATCGCGATGATCGCGATCGTCGCAGCCATCCTCGTCGGCGCGGTCCTCGGCGGAATCACCGGCGACTCATCCCTCGGGGTGAAGACCGCGATCGCATTTCTCGTGGGGGCCGCAGCCTCCGCCCTCTCTGGAATCATCGGGATGTACGTCGCGGTGCAGTCCAACGTTCGCACCGCCGCGGCAGCCCAGCGCAGCCTCAACGAGGCGATCACCGTCTCGCTTCGCGGCGGAGCGGTTTCCGGGTTCCTCATCGTCGCCCTGAGCCTCCTGGGCGTCGCGGGCATCTACTACCTCTACGGACACGACCCCATCAGCACTCCCGCGACGATCGTGGGTTTCGGCTTCGGAGCCAGCTTCGTCGCCCTTTTCGCGCAGCTGGGCGGAGGCATCTACACGAAGGCCGCGGACATGGGCGCTGACCTCGTAGGCAAGGTCGAGGCGGGGATCCCCGAGGACGATCCGCGGAACGCCGCCGTCATCGCGGACCTCGTCGGCGACAACGTGGGCGACTGCGCTGGTCGTGGCGCCGACCTCTTCGAATCAACGGCTGCCGAGAATATCGGGGCGATGATCCTGGGCGTTGCCATCGCCACACGAACAGGGCATGCCGAGTGGGTGCTCTTCCCGCTCATCGTCCGCGCCTTTGGCGTCTTCGCGACGATGATCGGGCTCCTGTGCGTGCCGCTGTGGGGAAGGATCAATCGTGACCCCGACCAGGACCCGATGAACGCCCTCAACTTCGGGTACTTCATCGCGGTCGGGCTTGCCACCTTGATGCTCTTCTACGTCACGACGACCGAGCTCCACGCCGTCGTCTTCTTCTGGGCCGGCCTCGTCGGCATTGTCACCAGCATCGCTATCGTCTTCATCACGCAGTTCTACACGGCTGGATCCTGGCGTCCGGTGCGCGAGATCGCGGACGCTGCACAGACGGGACCGGCGACGGTTATCGTCATGGGCGTCGCCGTTGGGTTCGAGACCACCGCGTCCACGGCCGTCGCCGTGGGCATCGCGCTCCTCGCCGCCTACGGCTTGGGCTCCCAGGCGGCCGCGGTGGTTCCGGTCGCCGCCGGCCAGCCGCCGCTGTCACCCGCTGAGGGCGGCCTGTTCGGAACCGCCGTCGCCACGATGGGGATGCTCATGACGGCGGCATACGTGCTGGCGATGGACACGTTCGGGCCCATCACCGACAACGCGAACGGCGTGATCGAGATGGCCGGCGCTGGCGGGCAGGCCCGGGATATCACCGATCGCCTGGACGCGGTCGGCAACACCACCAAGGCTCTCACCAAAGGCTACGCGATGGCCTCGGCGGCGCTGGCCGCGTTCCTGCTGTTCGGCGCGTATGGCGACACCGTGCGCGAGGGCGTTTGTCGCAAGTTGGGCCAACCCCTCACCACCTGCACCTATAACTTCTCGGTAGACCTCACGCGGGTGGAAATCTTCGTCGCCGCGCTTCTCGCGGTCATGCTGGTGTTCCTCTTCAGCTCGCTCGCAATCCGCGCCGTGTCCAAGGCCGCCTCGGCCATCATCGAAGAGGTTCGCCGCCAGTTCCGCGAAGAACCGGGAATCATGGCAGGCTCCGTCCGTCCGGATTACGGCCGGGCCGTCGACATCACGACGCGGGCCGGGCTCCGCGAGATGATTGCGCCGGGCATGCTGCCGATCTTCGCGTCGTTGGTCGTCGGGCTCCTCTTCAAGGCGCTCCATCTCGACGCGCCCGAGGCCGTCGGCGCGTTGCTGATGGTTGGAACGATCGCGGGGATCATCCTCGCCACGGTGCTCAACAACGGCGGCGGCGCATGGGACAATGCGAAGAAGTACATCGAGGCTGGGCACCTGCGCGACGTCGGCGGGGGCGTGCTGGGGAAGGGCACCCAGGCGCACGCCGCGGCCGTCGTGGGTGATACCGTCGGCGATCCGTTCAAAGACACGGCGGGCCCATCGTTGCACGTCCTGGTGAAGCTCTTGAGCACCATCACCCTCGTGCTGGCGCCCCTGTTCATCTAAAGAGAGGCGAACGATGACCGAACTCCACGAGCTGCTCGACGGACGCCGACCCGAAAACTCCACGGTCGAAGTGGGA
This DNA window, taken from Chloroflexota bacterium, encodes the following:
- the ruvC gene encoding crossover junction endodeoxyribonuclease RuvC gives rise to the protein MSERVRTILGIDPGIALLGYGVVESRGESLAHLEHGCVATPSGTALPARLRALYEGLSGVIRRYSITDVAMESLFHSRNVTTAVSVGQARGVAMLATVCGDTAYAEYTPTAVKQLVTGYGRASKRQMQEMIRLLLRLDSLPTPDDAADALAVAICHARRADLDAIVSNAAARAQ
- a CDS encoding bifunctional riboflavin kinase/FAD synthetase; its protein translation is MEHDTPEVALTIGVFDGVHRGHQDLVRRMVESARRAGLAAHCITFDPDPEAFLRPERPPKALTDPGERSSLLRDLGVECVEVVPFDAAVASETAEQFLRDVSQRCRPRQIWVGEDFALGHDRAGTVPVIRELGRSMGFDVTSVPLLMHAGRPISSSWVRSALASGDVGLAERLLGRPYTISGIVEPGARRGRLLGFPTANVSPPPGRALPADGVYFVMVTVTSSPDGPDPSPTQRRFGVVNLGGRPTFDEAERLLETHILDFAGDLYGARLAVSFLAQLRGTQRFASIDELRLQIDRDVDRARKLVAERSERS
- the ruvA gene encoding Holliday junction branch migration protein RuvA translates to MVQRVGPNDVVLAVGPVDVRVSVPARTTSALVPGDEIALRTYLYVREDQLALYGFHTGDELALFELLMTVSGIGPKAALAILSVLEANEVRRAINLGNAQPFTRAPGVGARAAARIVTDLRGKVGAVEAEAEAVSDVEVAALGALMAMGYSSGEAKRAVENAGARDTVEDLLRSALGILADR
- the truB gene encoding tRNA pseudouridine(55) synthase TruB; this translates as MARPSAPHVDGYLNVLKPPGLTSHDVVARVRRLTGAQRVGHTGTLDPSAAGVLPLALGRATRTVDASAWDRKMYWADVLFGLSTTTDDAEGAPLAVGDPSNLEESDIRAALRSFIGQIDQRPPAYSAVHVGGERAYRAARRGLETRLPSRSVVIHAIQVAVWSPPLLSLLVDCGSGTYIRALARDIGEALACPAHLQALVRLRVGPFGIGEATDLASLEALGGGAAWLSLVWPPDIALRETPAVVSPSSRSLDFLYGRRWCAAGAEAGPDRPLPTARDERPISAAPRARIYSVEGDLLGVAVQRDGEEWQPVLSFVRSPAHHLS
- a CDS encoding rhomboid family intramembrane serine protease, with translation MIPISDSPRRRSFPWVTILIIALNIAVFLYELTLNGTQLDRFTQSVGVVPVEISTGRDIPPADPGPVYVTLLTSMFVHGGFLHIASNMLYLWVFGDNVEDAFGHLGYLLFYLVTGVVAGLTQVLINTTATVPSIGASGAIAGVLGAYLLLYPRADVRTILFIGPFLTVPRISALFLIGFWFLTQLLSGVAALEVSTQQTGGVAFWAHIGGFISGFVLALVFRPRRAAVSRTAW
- the fusA gene encoding elongation factor G — protein: MKSYTADAIRNVGLFGHGGAGKTTLAEAMLFHAGAISRLGRVDDGSATTDYDPDEVKRKMSISAALAPLEWTDTKINVIDAPGYADFFGEVVQAMAVSDTALLVVDGVSGLQVGTDAARRQAAADDRPIMVFVNRLDRENANFHQVFDQLRERFGTGVLALSIPIGAESAFRGVADVIAEQAILDEKGAPASVPDDAAGDVARYREMLIESAAELNDDLLTKYLEEGELSTDEIRSAIRSGFADGRVVPVLAGSALQVRGIRSLLDAIVAFAPPASQAKPRIESGDGADGVAALVFKTISDPFIGRLSFLRSYRGEVHSDSHVWNSERRKEERIGQLFMMRGKQQEPIPSIPMGDIGVVPKLSETRTGDTLTTKDHPITLARIKFPEPAYSAAIEPKTKNDLEKLSPSLARMIEEDPTLSVHRESSTGEMILSGLGESHLEIACERMQRKFGVNVTLSTPRVPYRETIRSSAKAEGRYVRQTGGHGQYGVCWIELEPLERGGGFEFVDRIVGGVVSQSYRPAVEKGIREAMEEGVLAGYPVVDVRATLYDGKEHPVDSSEMAFKIAGSLAFKKAASEAGLELLEPIMELEITVPDEFTGDVIGDLNTKRAQVHGMNPEGGTTTISADVPQAEILRYATDLRALTQGRGTYSMRFSHYQEVPAHVAQQLVEKLKAEHAAQK
- a CDS encoding YebC/PmpR family DNA-binding transcriptional regulator, which gives rise to MSGHSKWAQIKRQKGVADVKRGQIFTKLGREISVAVREGGPNADANPRLRLAIDRARAANMPIDTIDRAIKRAAGGPEGAALDQVTYEGYGPGGAAILVEVLTDNRNRAVAEVRSAFTRAGGSLGEAGCVAWMFNQQGLLTIEADGNDPDEISLWAIDAGAEDVRVDGSTVEVYTAPGDLESARSALAARKANITGAELAMVPTTSISLDPKEAASTLRLMERLEDLDDVQKVYTNLEISEEALAEYEQR
- a CDS encoding zinc ribbon domain-containing protein is translated as MPVYEYYCRQCDTKFEKLQPMSASAEPAVCPECHAGALRTLSVIAGRGHGDDGIGAGGCACGGACSCA